One genomic segment of Odocoileus virginianus isolate 20LAN1187 ecotype Illinois chromosome 17, Ovbor_1.2, whole genome shotgun sequence includes these proteins:
- the SUPT4H1 gene encoding transcription elongation factor SPT4, translating into MALETVPKDLRHLRACLLCSLVKTIDQFEYDGCDNCDAYLQMKGNREMVYDCTSSSFDGIIAMMSPEDSWVSKWQRVSNFKPGVYAVSVTGRLPQGIVRELKSRGVAYKSRDTAIKT; encoded by the exons ATGGCCTTGGAGACGGTGCCGAAGGATCTGCGGCATCTGCGGGCGTGTCTGCTGTGTTCGCTGGTCAAG ACTATAGACCAGTTTGAATATGATGGCTGTGACAATTGTGATGCATACCTTCAGATGAAGGGTAACCGAGAGATGGTATATGACTGCACCAGCTCTTCTTTTGATGG aATCATCGCGATGATGAGTCCAGAGGACAGCTGGGTCTCCAAGTGGCAGCGAGTCA gtAACTTTAAGCCAGGCGTGTATGCAGTGTCCGTCACTGGTCGCCTGCCCCAAG GAATTGTACGGGAGCTGAAGAGTCGAGGCGTGGCCTACAAGTCCAGAGACACGGCCATAAAGACTTAG